The nucleotide sequence GTTTACAGTACTTCTTGTTGTATACCACCAACAACCCAATCAGGATTATTGTTGAACTTACGGAAATGCCAAATTTCATTTAACTGGGTTAGCTCACCATTTTCCTTAATAGTACCGGTAAAACGTACACTTGCCATTATTGAATCAACCTGGTTTGAAACATCCAGCAAGTGGGCATCCAGATTAATAACGTCTGTGGTATTGGGTTCATTACCACGCTCCTCAAGTTGCATTTTGATTTCAGCGAAGACTTCAGGCGCCGTAAAAGCAGTCAGATCAGCGAGATTTTGTTGATCATAAGCAGCCTGTAAGCGAATGAACTTGACTTTGGCATCACGTAAAAAGGATTCCTCCACAAATCCTGCTGGATAGGCAGACGAACTACCGCGTGCTTGAAAATTGTTCCTAAAAGCATCAGCCGTTTGATTAAAAGGAGACGCTTGCCTAAACGCATTCGATTGAGTCGATTGAAAACCAGGCTGCATTTTGCGGCGCAAAAACCCAACGAGAAAGAAGAGAATTGAACCAACAATGAGCCAGGATAATAAGCCACTGCCCAAGCCATTGCCCATAAACAGGCTGGCTAATAATCCACCCGCCAATAAGCCCCCTAGCACCCCACCCCACTTACTTTTATTGTTAGGGGCACGTTGCCCGAATGATTTGGTTGTTTGTGCAGAATGGGAATTATATAAACTACTGTGGGAACGTTGTACCCCAAAACTCCTCCCGCCACCAAACCGCTTGGCAGCAGCTTCATTAACTACTAAAC is from Legionella donaldsonii and encodes:
- a CDS encoding Tim44 domain-containing protein → MSRVFSCLLIVFLTFGLVVNEAAAKRFGGGRSFGVQRSHSSLYNSHSAQTTKSFGQRAPNNKSKWGGVLGGLLAGGLLASLFMGNGLGSGLLSWLIVGSILFFLVGFLRRKMQPGFQSTQSNAFRQASPFNQTADAFRNNFQARGSSSAYPAGFVEESFLRDAKVKFIRLQAAYDQQNLADLTAFTAPEVFAEIKMQLEERGNEPNTTDVINLDAHLLDVSNQVDSIMASVRFTGTIKENGELTQLNEIWHFRKFNNNPDWVVGGIQQEVL